In Thermodesulfobacteriota bacterium, a single genomic region encodes these proteins:
- a CDS encoding cobalamin-dependent protein (Presence of a B(12) (cobalamin)-binding domain implies dependence on cobalamin itself, in one of its several forms, or in some unusual lineages, dependence on a cobalamin-like analog.) codes for MQKLKIGVIDFITKSPNHSIWARVMHANFMGIMPQVIAKWCEDAGHEVQYFIFTGLEDLAKDAPKDVDMVFISAFTQSAIQAYALSAKYRREGVVTALGGPHARCYPEDAVKYFDYVMGITDEELCRDVLEDCRPYRPEGVSLSAKSSPKHLPGVRERWKYISKALEKTTFLFKVVPMIGSLGCPYTCSFCIDASEPYQPLDFDMLKEDLRFVRTKIKRPLVSWYDPNFGVRFDDYMNAIEEAVPVGSIDFIAESSLSLLSEPHLKRLKQNCFQAVLPGIESWFDMGNKSKTGAKQGMEKVKAVSEHINQILSYIPYVQTNFVVGLDSDNGAESFELTKRFVDLAPAAFPAYPLITAFGRAAPLNLEYQSEDRVLPFPFHFMNNSHASNVKPRNYSWPEFYDNIIGLAEYSYSWRSIYNRFRKTRTRIPRWMNLMRAVSTEGFGRLRYYRKIRKFLDDDVQFRAFFEGETREIPQFYIDIMKKDLGPLWEYLPEGAIYHDQNAYLKSEMEKRQKKAQIA; via the coding sequence ATGCAGAAACTCAAAATCGGCGTAATCGACTTCATCACAAAGTCCCCTAACCATTCTATCTGGGCGCGCGTTATGCACGCAAACTTCATGGGCATCATGCCCCAGGTCATAGCCAAATGGTGCGAGGACGCGGGACACGAGGTTCAATATTTCATTTTTACGGGGCTCGAAGACCTGGCTAAGGACGCGCCGAAAGACGTGGACATGGTCTTCATAAGCGCCTTTACTCAATCCGCAATTCAGGCTTATGCGCTTAGTGCGAAATACAGGCGGGAGGGCGTAGTCACCGCTCTTGGAGGTCCTCACGCACGCTGTTACCCCGAAGACGCGGTCAAGTATTTCGACTACGTAATGGGGATCACCGACGAGGAGCTATGCCGGGACGTGCTCGAGGACTGCAGGCCCTACAGGCCCGAAGGTGTGAGCTTGTCGGCGAAGAGCTCACCGAAACACCTCCCCGGAGTGAGGGAGCGCTGGAAGTACATCTCGAAGGCGCTGGAGAAGACGACTTTCCTCTTTAAGGTAGTCCCGATGATCGGGAGCCTCGGCTGCCCTTATACATGCAGCTTCTGCATCGACGCGAGCGAGCCTTATCAGCCGCTCGACTTCGATATGCTCAAGGAAGATTTAAGATTCGTCCGGACGAAGATAAAACGGCCGCTTGTGAGCTGGTACGACCCCAACTTCGGCGTACGTTTCGACGATTACATGAACGCGATCGAAGAAGCCGTACCGGTAGGGAGCATCGACTTCATAGCCGAGAGCAGCCTCTCTCTCCTTTCCGAGCCCCACCTGAAGCGCCTCAAACAAAACTGCTTCCAGGCCGTACTGCCGGGCATCGAATCCTGGTTCGATATGGGGAATAAGTCCAAGACCGGGGCGAAGCAGGGGATGGAAAAGGTAAAGGCCGTCTCGGAGCATATAAATCAAATACTGAGTTACATACCCTACGTGCAGACGAATTTCGTCGTCGGGCTCGACAGCGATAACGGGGCGGAGTCTTTCGAGCTCACGAAGAGGTTCGTCGATCTCGCTCCCGCCGCTTTCCCTGCCTATCCGCTTATCACGGCTTTCGGCAGGGCTGCGCCGCTCAACCTCGAATACCAGAGCGAGGACAGGGTGCTCCCGTTCCCGTTCCATTTTATGAACAACAGCCACGCCTCTAACGTGAAGCCCAGGAACTACTCATGGCCCGAATTCTACGACAATATAATCGGGCTTGCCGAATACTCGTACTCGTGGCGCTCTATCTACAACCGCTTCAGGAAAACGAGGACTCGCATTCCCCGGTGGATGAACCTGATGCGCGCCGTCTCCACGGAAGGCTTCGGGCGTCTTCGGTACTATCGCAAGATAAGGAAATTTTTGGACGATGATGTTCAGTTCAGGGCGTTCTTCGAGGGCGAGACGAGGGAGATACCCCAGTTCTACATCGATATAATGAAGAAGGACCTCGGCCCCCTCTGGGAATACCTGCCCGAGGGCGCTATCTACCACGACCAGAACGCCTACCTCAAGTCCGAAATGGAAAAGAGGCAGAAGAAAGCCCAAATCGCGTGA